One uncultured Alphaproteobacteria bacterium genomic region harbors:
- a CDS encoding conserved exported hypothetical protein (Evidence 4 : Homologs of previously reported genes of unknown function) has product MLPTPFRRALAAAALVLAASAPAFAHHGWSWAEGEQTTLEGTIREISMAPPHPVLRVEAADGRVWQVDLGNPGQTERSGFTAESARPGDAVTVLGNRSREPGAAHMKAVRITIGGRNYDMYPERIDR; this is encoded by the coding sequence ATGCTCCCGACCCCGTTCCGGCGCGCGCTCGCCGCCGCCGCACTCGTTCTCGCCGCATCCGCTCCGGCGTTCGCCCATCACGGCTGGTCGTGGGCGGAAGGCGAGCAGACCACTCTCGAAGGCACGATCCGCGAGATCTCGATGGCGCCGCCGCATCCGGTGTTGCGGGTGGAGGCGGCCGACGGCCGGGTCTGGCAGGTCGACCTCGGCAACCCCGGGCAGACCGAACGCTCGGGCTTCACCGCCGAAAGCGCCAGGCCCGGCGACGCGGTGACGGTGCTCGGCAACCGCTCGCGGGAGCCGGGGGCGGCGCACATGAAGGCGGTGCGCATCACCATCGGCGGCCGCAACTACGACATGTATCCGGAACGCATCGACCGATGA
- the yghU gene encoding S-transferase (Evidence 2b : Function of strongly homologous gene; PubMedId : 10715003; Product type e : enzyme) produces the protein MTDAPDYVPPKVWTWNKPSGGHFAGINRPVAGPTHDKELPVGRHPLQLYSLATPNGQKVAIMLEELLALGHAGAEYDAWLIRIGEGEQFSSGFVEVNPNSKIPALMDRSGDTPVRVFESGSILVYLAEKFGEFLPAEQPLRAECLSWLFWQMGSAPYLGGGFGHFFHYAPTKIEYAIDRFAMEAKRQLDVLNRRLGESAYLAGDAYTIADIAVFPWYGGLVKGWLYGDAAEFLSVDDYANVQRWADEIFARPAVQRGRRVNRITGEPGEQLAERHDAADFDMRG, from the coding sequence ATGACCGATGCCCCCGATTACGTGCCGCCGAAGGTCTGGACCTGGAATAAGCCGAGCGGCGGTCATTTCGCCGGCATCAACCGCCCGGTCGCCGGGCCGACCCATGACAAGGAGCTGCCGGTGGGGCGCCACCCGTTGCAGCTCTATTCGCTCGCCACGCCCAACGGCCAGAAGGTGGCGATCATGTTGGAGGAACTCCTGGCGCTCGGTCATGCGGGGGCGGAGTACGACGCCTGGCTGATCCGTATCGGCGAAGGGGAGCAGTTCTCCTCCGGCTTCGTCGAAGTCAATCCGAATTCCAAGATTCCGGCGCTGATGGACCGTTCCGGCGACACGCCGGTGCGGGTGTTCGAGTCCGGGTCGATCCTGGTCTATCTCGCCGAGAAGTTCGGCGAGTTCCTGCCCGCCGAGCAGCCCCTGCGCGCCGAGTGCCTGTCGTGGCTGTTCTGGCAGATGGGCAGCGCGCCGTATCTCGGCGGCGGGTTCGGCCACTTCTTCCACTATGCGCCGACGAAGATCGAATACGCCATCGACCGTTTCGCGATGGAGGCGAAACGTCAGCTCGACGTGCTGAACCGCCGCCTGGGCGAGAGCGCCTATCTCGCGGGCGACGCCTACACCATCGCCGACATCGCGGTGTTCCCCTGGTATGGCGGGCTGGTGAAGGGCTGGCTCTACGGCGATGCCGCCGAGTTCCTCTCGGTCGACGACTACGCCAACGTGCAACGCTGGGCCGACGAGATTTTCGCCCGTCCGGCGGTGCAGCGCGGGCGGCGGGTCAATCGCATCACCGGCGAGCCCGGCGAGCAGCTTGCCGAGCGCCACGACGCCGCAGATTTCGATATGCGCGGCTGA
- a CDS encoding hypothetical protein (Evidence 5 : No homology to any previously reported sequences) — protein sequence MPLVDLHYPEGCIDDARIARIAGRIAAAAREAEGLPDTPAARAISIVNCNALRHVFVDGKRCETARFQVVVHAFADALDDAAKRRLVARVTAAFVEECPDCSDGRNVWCLIDALAPGSFAAAGTLIDLARVRAMTGADPI from the coding sequence ATGCCGCTGGTGGATCTGCACTACCCCGAGGGATGCATCGACGATGCCCGCATCGCCCGCATCGCCGGACGCATCGCCGCGGCGGCGCGCGAAGCCGAAGGCCTGCCCGATACCCCCGCGGCACGTGCGATTTCGATCGTCAACTGCAACGCCCTCCGACACGTCTTCGTCGACGGGAAGAGGTGCGAGACCGCCCGCTTTCAGGTCGTCGTCCATGCCTTCGCCGATGCTCTCGACGACGCGGCGAAGCGACGGCTGGTGGCTCGGGTGACGGCGGCCTTCGTCGAGGAATGCCCGGACTGCAGCGACGGACGGAACGTCTGGTGCCTGATCGACGCGCTCGCGCCCGGGAGCTTCGCCGCCGCGGGCACCCTGATCGATCTCGCCCGGGTACGGGCGATGACCGGCGCGGATCCGATCTAG
- the nikR gene encoding Nickel-responsive regulator → MDRFTVSLEEDLLARFDAHIRRRGYVNRSEAVRDILRRTLEAERLETEDGDCIASLSYVYDHQARELARRLTETAHAHHDLTLSTLHVHLDHDTCMETSILKGPASAVRRYAEAVMAETGVRHGALNAVPVDDAALPHTHHTPKS, encoded by the coding sequence ATGGATCGCTTCACCGTTTCGCTCGAAGAGGACCTGCTGGCGCGCTTCGACGCCCACATCCGCCGCCGCGGTTACGTCAACCGCTCGGAGGCGGTGCGCGACATCCTGCGCCGCACCCTGGAGGCGGAGCGCCTGGAAACCGAGGACGGCGACTGCATCGCCAGCCTCTCCTACGTCTACGACCATCAGGCGCGCGAGCTGGCGCGGCGGCTGACCGAAACCGCCCACGCCCACCACGACCTCACCCTTTCCACCCTGCACGTCCACCTCGACCACGACACCTGCATGGAAACCAGCATCCTCAAGGGTCCGGCCTCGGCGGTGCGGCGCTATGCCGAGGCGGTGATGGCCGAAACCGGCGTGCGCCACGGCGCGCTCAACGCGGTACCGGTGGACGACGCCGCCCTTCCGCATACCCACCACACACCGAAAAGCTGA
- the yfcG gene encoding putative S-transferase (Evidence 3 : Function proposed based on presence of conserved amino acid motif, structural feature or limited homology; Product type pe : putative enzyme), translated as MIRFYYHPTPNPAKVALFLEETGLSYEVLPVDTAKGEQHAPAFRAINPNGKVPAIVDTEGPGGGEVRVFDSTAILIYLAEKTGRFLGRPADRPELLSWLMFLGTGLGPFSGQAVHFQHVAPEDQGYARNRYRREAERHYQVLNDHLAGREFIVGDAYTIADISAWGWLDRAARVMKGAERPFAPFPELGRYFAAIDARPAVARARAIGGGHAFKQPGDEESKRALFPSNYSV; from the coding sequence ATGATCCGGTTCTATTACCACCCTACGCCGAATCCGGCGAAGGTCGCGCTGTTCCTCGAAGAGACCGGCTTGTCTTACGAGGTGCTTCCGGTCGACACCGCCAAGGGCGAACAGCACGCCCCGGCGTTCCGCGCGATCAACCCCAACGGCAAGGTTCCGGCGATCGTCGATACCGAGGGACCGGGCGGCGGCGAAGTCCGGGTGTTCGATTCCACCGCGATCCTGATCTATCTCGCGGAGAAGACCGGCCGCTTCCTCGGGCGCCCCGCAGACCGGCCGGAACTTCTCTCGTGGCTGATGTTTCTCGGCACCGGCCTCGGGCCGTTTTCCGGGCAGGCGGTGCATTTCCAACATGTCGCGCCGGAGGATCAGGGCTACGCGCGCAACCGCTATCGCCGCGAGGCCGAACGCCACTATCAGGTGCTGAACGATCATCTCGCCGGGCGCGAGTTCATCGTCGGCGACGCGTACACCATCGCGGATATCTCCGCCTGGGGTTGGCTCGATCGCGCGGCGCGGGTGATGAAGGGGGCGGAGCGGCCGTTCGCGCCGTTCCCCGAGCTCGGTCGCTATTTCGCCGCCATCGACGCCCGTCCGGCTGTGGCGCGGGCGCGCGCGATCGGCGGCGGCCATGCGTTCAAGCAGCCGGGCGACGAGGAGTCGAAGCGCGCGCTGTTCCCCTCCAACTACTCCGTGTGA
- a CDS encoding conserved membrane hypothetical protein (Evidence 4 : Homologs of previously reported genes of unknown function) — MTELLAALAVFVALHSVPALPAIRARLIARIGRAPYLAVYSLASLLSLAWVFHAALRMDDVPLWDTQLWQGHLTLVAAPLGLFLVIAGLASANPASITLRRGGAPGAIVAITRHPVLWGFLLWSLGHLAPNGDLGSLILFGGFALFSAVGVPVLERRARRRLGATWPTFAAATSVLPFAAALGGRTRLRFDTPMLASAALAALLTAWLIWGGHADLFGVDPRIFL, encoded by the coding sequence GTGACCGAACTCCTCGCCGCCCTCGCCGTTTTCGTCGCCCTGCATTCGGTGCCCGCGCTGCCCGCGATCCGCGCCCGTCTGATCGCCCGCATCGGCCGCGCGCCCTACCTCGCCGTCTATTCGCTGGCTTCGCTGCTTTCGCTCGCATGGGTGTTTCACGCCGCGCTGCGCATGGATGACGTGCCGCTGTGGGATACGCAACTCTGGCAAGGCCACCTCACCCTGGTCGCCGCGCCGCTCGGCCTGTTCCTGGTGATCGCCGGGCTCGCGAGCGCCAATCCGGCGTCGATCACCCTGCGCCGCGGCGGAGCCCCGGGGGCGATCGTCGCGATCACGCGCCATCCGGTGCTGTGGGGGTTCCTGCTGTGGTCGCTCGGCCATCTCGCCCCCAACGGCGACCTCGGCTCGCTGATCCTGTTCGGCGGCTTCGCGCTGTTCTCGGCGGTCGGGGTGCCGGTGCTCGAACGGCGCGCACGTCGCCGCCTCGGCGCGACGTGGCCGACGTTCGCCGCCGCAACCTCGGTCCTGCCGTTCGCGGCGGCGCTCGGGGGGCGGACGCGGCTGCGGTTCGATACGCCGATGCTGGCGTCCGCCGCGCTCGCCGCGCTGCTCACCGCATGGCTGATCTGGGGCGGCCATGCGGATCTGTTCGGCGTCGATCCGCGCATCTTCCTTTAG
- a CDS encoding putative metal transport protein HI_1621 (Evidence 3 : Function proposed based on presence of conserved amino acid motif, structural feature or limited homology): MAHIPDGVVSLPVLIVGAAVTVGGCAIGLRRLTPERIPRTALLAAAFFVASLIHVPLGPSSVHLLLCGLVGMILGWAAFPAIAVALMLQAVTFGFGGIAVLGVNAMNMAVPAVLCGGVFGRARRRWNDPRQLALAGGICGALGVVLTALAVAATLAASGRAFVPAARLVVLAHLPVAAVEAAIGAAVVGFVARVRPDLIGVRAGFAGEPG; the protein is encoded by the coding sequence ATGGCCCACATTCCCGACGGCGTCGTCTCCCTGCCGGTCCTGATCGTCGGCGCCGCCGTCACCGTCGGCGGGTGCGCGATCGGGTTGCGGCGGCTGACGCCCGAGCGGATTCCGCGCACCGCGCTGCTGGCCGCGGCATTCTTCGTCGCCTCGCTGATCCATGTGCCGCTCGGTCCGAGCAGCGTGCATCTGCTCCTCTGCGGCCTCGTCGGGATGATTCTCGGCTGGGCCGCGTTTCCCGCGATCGCCGTGGCGCTGATGCTGCAGGCGGTGACGTTCGGTTTCGGCGGCATCGCGGTGCTGGGCGTGAACGCGATGAACATGGCGGTTCCGGCGGTGCTGTGCGGCGGCGTGTTCGGCCGTGCCCGACGACGCTGGAACGACCCGCGGCAACTGGCGCTGGCGGGCGGCATCTGCGGCGCTCTCGGCGTGGTGCTGACGGCGCTGGCGGTGGCGGCGACGCTCGCCGCCAGCGGCCGCGCGTTCGTGCCCGCGGCGCGGTTGGTTGTGCTGGCCCACCTGCCGGTGGCGGCGGTCGAAGCGGCGATCGGCGCCGCGGTCGTCGGTTTCGTCGCCCGGGTGCGGCCGGATTTGATCGGCGTTCGCGCCGGATTTGCAGGAGAGCCCGGATGA
- a CDS encoding ABC-type Co2+ transport system, periplasmic component, with product MRFAVRPLLAAAAVLLPTAAFAHFQEILPSTDIVPETGDRSVTLDLVFTHPFEGGPMMEMASPARFGVRAHGKTTDLSASLVRRPVDGKSAWRAAYRVSEPGDYVFYVEPKPYWEPAERKFIVHYAKVVVDFASGDGWDDPVGLPVEIAPLVRPYGLWTGNQFRGVVLRDGKPVPFAEIEVEWVNDDTVKAPADPFVTQVIKADAAGTFSYTMPRAGWWGFAALVDGDAPMTAPDGKPADVELGGLIWVKTVDMK from the coding sequence ATGAGGTTTGCCGTCCGGCCGCTTCTGGCCGCCGCCGCCGTGTTGTTGCCCACGGCGGCGTTCGCCCATTTCCAGGAAATCCTGCCCTCGACCGACATCGTTCCCGAGACCGGCGACCGCAGCGTCACCCTCGATCTCGTCTTCACCCATCCCTTCGAGGGCGGACCGATGATGGAGATGGCGTCGCCGGCGCGGTTCGGCGTGCGGGCGCATGGCAAGACCACCGATCTTTCCGCCTCGCTCGTCCGGCGTCCGGTCGACGGAAAGTCCGCGTGGCGCGCCGCCTACCGCGTCTCCGAACCGGGCGACTACGTGTTCTACGTCGAGCCCAAACCCTATTGGGAGCCCGCCGAGCGCAAGTTCATCGTCCATTACGCCAAGGTGGTGGTGGATTTCGCCTCCGGCGACGGCTGGGACGATCCGGTCGGCCTGCCGGTCGAGATCGCGCCGCTGGTGCGCCCCTACGGTCTCTGGACCGGAAACCAGTTCCGCGGCGTGGTGCTGCGCGACGGCAAGCCGGTGCCGTTCGCCGAGATCGAGGTGGAGTGGGTCAACGACGACACCGTGAAGGCGCCCGCCGATCCGTTCGTCACCCAGGTGATCAAGGCCGACGCCGCGGGGACGTTCTCCTACACCATGCCGCGCGCCGGATGGTGGGGGTTCGCCGCGCTGGTGGATGGCGACGCGCCGATGACCGCGCCCGACGGCAAGCCCGCCGACGTGGAGCTCGGCGGCCTGATCTGGGTCAAGACCGTCGACATGAAATAA
- a CDS encoding putative membrane protein (Evidence 3 : Function proposed based on presence of conserved amino acid motif, structural feature or limited homology), translating into MTWAEALAAWPGAVWLQRSYVAYLVVNALHVLGLGLLVGAILPLDLRLLGAFRAPLAVLAPVLTRAAAAGLGLALGTGLWLFSVKPGAYLANPAFLWKLGLLTLALANVAAQHAGAGWRAALAGGGVTPRVRAHAALSALLWPGVLLAGRWIGFL; encoded by the coding sequence ATGACCTGGGCGGAGGCGCTGGCGGCGTGGCCGGGCGCGGTCTGGCTGCAGCGGTCCTACGTCGCCTATCTCGTCGTCAACGCCCTGCACGTTCTCGGCCTCGGGCTGCTGGTGGGGGCGATCCTGCCGCTCGACCTGCGTCTGCTCGGGGCGTTTCGCGCGCCGCTCGCCGTGCTCGCGCCGGTGCTGACGCGCGCGGCGGCGGCGGGGTTGGGGCTGGCGCTCGGCACCGGCCTGTGGCTGTTCAGCGTCAAGCCCGGGGCGTATCTCGCCAATCCCGCGTTCCTGTGGAAGCTCGGCCTGCTGACGCTGGCGCTGGCCAACGTCGCGGCGCAGCATGCCGGGGCGGGGTGGCGCGCGGCGCTGGCGGGCGGCGGCGTGACGCCGCGGGTGCGGGCGCACGCCGCGCTCTCGGCGCTGTTGTGGCCGGGGGTGCTGCTCGCCGGGCGATGGATCGGATTTCTCTAA
- a CDS encoding conserved exported hypothetical protein (Evidence 4 : Homologs of previously reported genes of unknown function): protein MIRRILVVCLLAFALFGGASEALAHKMKVFASADGAEISGYAYFGGGNRAVGVRVVATADGAQAFAGTTDAEGRFAFRAARRADHLIVVDSGDGHLAQTVVPAADLPEAAQGASVPVAADVEALVEHAVARQIRPLREQLDAYEEKVRWHDVLGGLGVIFGVAGLSYGLAMHRRAR, encoded by the coding sequence ATGATCCGTCGCATCCTCGTCGTTTGCCTTCTGGCGTTCGCCCTTTTCGGCGGAGCGTCGGAGGCGCTTGCCCATAAGATGAAGGTCTTCGCCTCCGCAGACGGCGCGGAGATCTCGGGCTACGCCTATTTCGGCGGCGGCAATCGGGCGGTCGGCGTGCGGGTGGTGGCGACCGCCGACGGCGCGCAGGCGTTCGCGGGAACCACCGATGCGGAAGGCCGCTTCGCCTTCCGCGCCGCCCGGCGCGCCGATCATCTGATCGTCGTCGACAGCGGCGACGGCCACTTGGCGCAGACCGTCGTGCCCGCCGCCGATCTGCCCGAGGCGGCGCAAGGCGCATCGGTTCCGGTCGCCGCCGACGTCGAGGCCCTGGTGGAGCATGCGGTGGCGCGGCAGATCCGGCCGCTGCGCGAACAGCTCGACGCCTACGAGGAGAAAGTGCGCTGGCACGACGTGCTCGGCGGCCTCGGCGTGATCTTCGGCGTCGCGGGGCTGTCCTACGGCCTCGCGATGCACCGCCGCGCCCGCTGA